From a single Candidatus Defluviilinea gracilis genomic region:
- a CDS encoding nodulation protein NfeD → MKRIGLLLIFLGAVMSVFQPARAQSDEPLALVMTADGPIMPPMYEYIKRGVETAERRNAEVLIIQLNTPGGLISTMKSIVAIIRASDVPVIVYVSPRGAWAGSAGALVTMSGHASAMAPETVIGFASPVGGSGEDLGETMKAKEMEALTSLARTLTERRGAEAVKLAEAMIVEAKAVTNQEALEAGFIDFVVDDIDDLLESLNGFTVQMSDGPRVLNTENADVQPLDMSFIERFILLLIDPNIAFLLIAIGVQAVLIEISSPGGWVAGFIGVVCLTLATYGVGVLPVNWFGFIFMATAFVLFILDIKAPTHGALTAAGVASFIVGALVLFNSPGTPQFQRVSVPLVIATGILLGLFFFGILVYALRALRVPVSVGVESLAGKIGTVRSWDEAGGQVQLESELWSASSVNESEKISKGDKVEVVEVSGIRLKVRKK, encoded by the coding sequence ATGAAACGGATCGGCTTACTTCTAATTTTTCTTGGTGCGGTGATGAGCGTCTTCCAGCCTGCGCGCGCGCAAAGCGACGAGCCGCTCGCGCTGGTGATGACCGCCGACGGGCCCATCATGCCGCCGATGTACGAGTACATCAAACGCGGGGTTGAAACGGCAGAACGAAGGAACGCCGAAGTCCTCATTATTCAACTCAACACGCCGGGCGGGCTCATTAGCACAATGAAATCTATCGTTGCGATCATACGCGCCAGCGATGTGCCTGTAATCGTGTACGTTTCGCCGCGCGGCGCATGGGCAGGGAGCGCCGGCGCGCTCGTAACTATGTCGGGTCATGCTTCGGCAATGGCTCCTGAAACCGTCATCGGTTTTGCCAGCCCCGTGGGCGGCTCGGGAGAGGATCTTGGCGAAACGATGAAGGCAAAAGAGATGGAGGCGCTTACATCTCTTGCGCGTACTCTGACCGAACGACGCGGCGCTGAAGCCGTTAAGCTTGCCGAGGCAATGATCGTGGAAGCCAAAGCCGTCACTAACCAGGAGGCGCTCGAAGCCGGGTTCATAGACTTTGTTGTGGACGACATTGACGACCTGCTCGAATCGCTCAACGGTTTCACCGTGCAAATGAGCGATGGGCCGCGCGTGTTGAACACAGAAAACGCGGATGTCCAGCCGCTGGACATGAGTTTCATCGAGCGCTTCATCCTCCTGCTGATTGACCCGAACATTGCGTTCCTCTTAATTGCCATCGGCGTGCAAGCCGTGCTCATCGAAATCTCCAGCCCGGGCGGATGGGTCGCGGGATTCATCGGCGTCGTCTGCCTCACGCTGGCGACGTACGGCGTGGGCGTGTTGCCCGTCAATTGGTTCGGATTTATTTTCATGGCAACCGCGTTCGTCTTATTCATCCTCGATATCAAAGCGCCGACTCACGGCGCGTTAACCGCGGCAGGAGTCGCGTCGTTCATCGTCGGCGCGTTGGTGCTGTTCAATTCGCCGGGCACGCCGCAATTCCAACGCGTGTCTGTCCCGTTGGTGATCGCCACCGGTATTTTGCTGGGTCTGTTTTTCTTCGGCATCCTCGTGTACGCGTTACGCGCGTTGCGCGTGCCGGTCAGCGTGGGGGTCGAGTCGCTCGCGGGAAAAATAGGAACAGTTCGAAGTTGGGATGAAGCGGGCGGGCAAGTCCAGTTAGAGTCCGAGTTGTGGAGCGCGTCATCAGTGAACGAATCTGAAAAAATCAGTAAGGGAGATAAAGTGGAAGTCGTCGAAGTCAGCGGAATCCGATTGAAAGTGAGAAAGAAGTAA
- a CDS encoding class I SAM-dependent methyltransferase, translated as MIILILYGFFLFLFLLGLLWVFIPALYGLPSRPTHPDRIRKALKSANLQPNETLYDLGAGDGRVLLIAAQEFGAKSVGIEVGPVQCALIWLRIVASGLGNKIQLKWGNYLKTDLSEADVIFIYATSREVTRLAPYLEKQMKRGSRLVSISADFPEWEPSLFDEPDLFFIYTMPPQHGSLTTYLLKHTPLPDD; from the coding sequence ATGATCATCCTAATCCTCTACGGCTTCTTCCTCTTTCTCTTCCTCCTCGGCTTGCTATGGGTCTTCATCCCCGCATTGTATGGATTGCCCTCGCGTCCCACGCATCCAGACCGAATCCGCAAGGCGTTGAAGTCCGCGAACCTTCAGCCGAATGAAACTCTCTACGATCTCGGCGCGGGCGATGGTCGCGTGTTGTTGATCGCCGCGCAAGAATTTGGCGCAAAGTCTGTTGGCATCGAAGTGGGACCTGTCCAATGCGCGTTGATCTGGTTGCGGATTGTCGCAAGCGGGCTTGGGAATAAAATTCAACTCAAATGGGGAAATTATCTCAAAACGGATTTGAGCGAGGCGGATGTTATTTTCATCTACGCCACATCGAGGGAAGTTACGCGGCTCGCTCCGTATTTGGAGAAACAGATGAAGCGCGGATCAAGGCTGGTTTCGATCTCGGCAGATTTCCCTGAGTGGGAACCGTCCCTGTTCGACGAGCCTGACCTGTTCTTCATCTATACCATGCCGCCGCAACATGGAAGTTTGACAACGTATCTGTTGAAACATACCCCTCTCCCTGATGATTGA
- a CDS encoding MFS transporter, which produces MSYFKLVTFTLIRVILNTPYRMIYPFITVFASRLGVDPHAISELIARRAMVGAFAAFVIPLIEARGRKFGMLLGLGLFVSGAAVVAISPTLTTLGIALVFGLLAKAFFDPSLSSYIADHVAYEKRGTALAVTEFAWSLAFVLGAPLVGWTLSRYTWSTPYLIFGLLGLLAFLYIAFTLTDSTKPVHHEDGLFGNLKQILKSPVVLIAFMIGLSITAGNEVINVTFALWLEDSFKLQIAALAGASVFIGLSELGGEGFVALFADRVGKVRAAGIGILANCAAAILLPLIGRTQLGALTGLFLFYITFEFTIVSIIPLMSEVMPSARATTLSLAGAAHSVGRVLGALLGPALYAVGFSLVTSVAILFNVLGLAAVWYVSRHHD; this is translated from the coding sequence GTGAGTTACTTCAAACTCGTCACGTTCACGCTCATCCGCGTGATCCTCAACACGCCGTATCGGATGATCTATCCGTTCATCACGGTCTTTGCAAGCAGGCTTGGCGTGGATCCCCACGCCATCTCGGAGTTGATCGCGCGGCGCGCCATGGTTGGCGCATTCGCCGCGTTTGTCATCCCGCTCATCGAAGCGCGCGGACGTAAATTCGGTATGTTGTTGGGTCTGGGTTTGTTCGTGAGCGGCGCGGCAGTGGTGGCGATATCGCCCACCCTAACAACGCTCGGCATTGCGCTTGTTTTCGGTCTGTTGGCTAAAGCATTCTTCGATCCGTCGTTGTCCTCGTACATTGCCGACCATGTGGCGTATGAAAAACGCGGCACGGCGCTTGCGGTGACTGAGTTCGCGTGGTCGCTGGCGTTTGTGCTTGGAGCGCCGTTGGTGGGATGGACCCTTTCCCGTTATACATGGTCGACGCCCTATTTGATCTTCGGTTTGTTGGGCTTGCTCGCTTTCTTATATATCGCATTCACGCTGACCGATTCAACAAAGCCCGTTCATCACGAAGACGGGTTGTTTGGCAACTTGAAGCAAATTCTCAAATCGCCTGTGGTGTTGATCGCGTTTATGATCGGTTTATCCATCACGGCTGGGAATGAAGTGATCAACGTCACCTTTGCCTTGTGGTTGGAGGATTCATTCAAACTGCAGATCGCCGCGCTGGCGGGCGCGTCGGTATTCATCGGCTTGTCGGAATTGGGCGGGGAGGGATTCGTCGCGTTGTTTGCCGACCGCGTGGGCAAAGTGCGCGCGGCGGGGATCGGCATCCTTGCGAACTGCGCGGCGGCGATCCTCCTGCCGTTGATCGGTCGCACGCAACTCGGAGCGTTGACGGGGTTATTCCTGTTCTATATCACATTTGAATTTACAATTGTCAGCATCATTCCCCTGATGTCGGAAGTGATGCCTTCGGCTCGCGCGACAACCTTGTCGCTGGCAGGCGCGGCTCATTCGGTTGGGCGTGTGCTCGGGGCATTGCTTGGACCCGCGTTATATGCTGTCGGTTTTTCGTTGGTGACCAGCGTAGCGATACTATTCAATGTACTCGGGCTGGCGGCTGTGTGGTATGTTTCGCGCCATCATGATTGA
- a CDS encoding squalene/phytoene synthase family protein codes for MIPLKDLLRMASRTFAIGIEQLPAVLCDAGTVAYLLLRVSDYLEDNEEMPAEKKIELLNLWADVLNGSANVSDLTSRIQDADTSNPDAVVAQHAEDILARLALLPKEVREIITPHVIHSTQGMARWVARGPQVNDEADMDDYMFEVAGRVGYLLTHLFAWYSLFIRFRIKELLPLAREFGLALQTVNVIRGLRKDYERGWVYIPKKFLEAVNLSAHELFLPENRAEAIKVLDMLADKAERHLHAALTCVKTLPRWQHRIRLACIFPLMFAIRTLAISRRNTDVFNSEAKMSREEVKRIVRDATLWGWSNRWLDRYSRELNVVAEE; via the coding sequence ATGATCCCATTGAAAGACCTGTTGAGGATGGCGAGCCGCACGTTCGCCATCGGCATTGAACAATTGCCCGCCGTGTTATGCGACGCGGGAACGGTGGCATACCTGCTCTTGCGCGTGTCCGATTATTTGGAGGACAACGAGGAGATGCCAGCGGAGAAAAAGATCGAACTGTTGAATCTGTGGGCGGATGTGCTGAACGGCTCGGCAAACGTGAGCGATCTCACGAGTCGGATTCAAGACGCCGACACATCGAACCCAGACGCGGTGGTGGCACAGCATGCGGAGGATATTCTGGCGCGGCTGGCGCTACTCCCAAAAGAGGTGCGCGAGATCATCACGCCGCATGTGATTCACAGCACGCAGGGCATGGCGCGTTGGGTGGCGCGCGGACCGCAAGTGAACGACGAAGCCGACATGGACGATTACATGTTCGAGGTGGCGGGGCGCGTGGGCTATTTGCTCACGCATCTGTTCGCGTGGTATTCGTTGTTCATCCGTTTCCGCATCAAGGAGTTGCTCCCGCTCGCGCGCGAATTCGGGCTGGCTCTGCAAACCGTCAACGTGATTCGCGGCTTGAGGAAAGACTACGAGCGCGGCTGGGTGTACATCCCGAAAAAGTTTTTGGAAGCGGTGAATTTATCGGCGCATGAATTATTCCTGCCAGAGAACCGCGCCGAGGCGATCAAAGTGTTGGACATGCTTGCCGACAAGGCGGAGCGTCACTTACACGCGGCACTCACTTGCGTAAAAACTCTTCCACGCTGGCAGCACCGCATCCGTCTCGCGTGCATCTTCCCACTCATGTTCGCCATCCGCACGCTCGCCATCAGCCGCCGCAACACGGACGTGTTCAACTCGGAGGCAAAAATGTCGCGCGAGGAAGTGAAACGCATCGTGCGTGACGCCACGCTCTGGGGCTGGTCGAACCGCTGGCTGGATCGGTATTCGAGAGAGTTGAATGTGGTGGCAGAAGAGTAA
- a CDS encoding YbaK/EbsC family protein has protein sequence MDASSPLSVKPPASLALDSLGIEHRLFVHGTAVSSFEEAASARNQRPEQVVRSILFQIRAGEFVMVLIAGPVQVNWKKLRDLVKRSRIRMATEEEVLEVTGYRVGTVSPFGVASQFEVMIDASVLKEDEVSIGSGVRNTAIIMKSEDLRRALKDAEVVALAEDSPSQGSVN, from the coding sequence ATGGATGCTTCGTCTCCGCTCAGCGTGAAACCGCCCGCCAGCCTCGCATTGGATTCTCTGGGCATCGAACACCGCCTCTTTGTCCACGGGACGGCTGTTTCATCCTTCGAGGAAGCCGCGTCCGCCCGAAACCAGCGACCTGAGCAAGTTGTCCGCAGTATTTTGTTTCAGATACGAGCAGGCGAATTTGTGATGGTGCTAATCGCAGGACCCGTGCAGGTGAATTGGAAAAAACTGCGCGACCTCGTCAAACGTTCGCGCATCCGCATGGCAACCGAGGAGGAAGTGTTGGAAGTGACGGGTTACCGAGTCGGGACGGTGAGTCCGTTTGGGGTGGCGAGTCAGTTCGAGGTCATGATTGACGCGAGCGTGTTGAAAGAGGATGAAGTCTCTATCGGGTCGGGAGTCCGCAATACGGCGATCATCATGAAGAGCGAGGATCTTCGTCGCGCGTTGAAAGACGCGGAAGTCGTTGCACTCGCGGAGGACTCTCCATCGCAAGGGTCGGTAAATTAA